A region of Myxococcus stipitatus DSM 14675 DNA encodes the following proteins:
- a CDS encoding addiction module protein produces MSTKDELLTSVLSLPAEERAEVARELLRSLDAPDESGDTESEWSRELDRRATDIREGLVETVPWDTAEQQLAGRLRHRR; encoded by the coding sequence ATGTCTACCAAGGACGAGCTGCTCACCAGTGTCTTGAGCCTCCCTGCCGAGGAGCGCGCCGAGGTCGCCCGTGAGCTGCTGCGCAGCCTCGACGCCCCCGACGAGAGCGGCGACACCGAGTCAGAGTGGTCACGGGAGCTCGACCGGCGAGCGACCGACATCCGTGAAGGCCTGGTCGAAACAGTCCCCTGGGACACCGCGGAGCAGCAGCTTGCAGGCCGGCTGAGGCACCGCCGCTGA
- a CDS encoding type II toxin-antitoxin system RelE/ParE family toxin, producing MSPVHLHPDALQEAQTTVEWYEDKREGLGIEFLAELRRSVEAISANPRVAPLWPGAQAKAAGIHRFHMERFPFVLPYVVVGEQVTLLAIAHERRRPMYWQRRALAASHH from the coding sequence ATGTCCCCCGTCCATCTCCATCCGGACGCCCTCCAGGAAGCACAGACCACGGTGGAGTGGTACGAAGACAAGCGCGAGGGACTGGGTATCGAGTTCCTCGCGGAGCTCCGACGAAGCGTTGAAGCCATCTCCGCGAATCCGCGCGTGGCCCCGCTGTGGCCCGGTGCACAAGCGAAGGCCGCTGGCATCCATCGGTTTCACATGGAGCGCTTCCCGTTCGTCCTCCCCTACGTCGTCGTCGGTGAACAGGTCACCCTTCTCGCCATCGCGCATGAACGCCGCCGCCCCATGTACTGGCAGCGACGTGCTCTCGCGGCCTCACACCATTGA
- a CDS encoding SMI1/KNR4 family protein — protein MAKSRKSQTPAVEAFGNTWSDCAPALSGDLQSTESALGMKIPKELAKVFQVCAGGRPARNFYESRAHNIEVSVGYIFPLQKQGRRDDLATTYQRIRKHQPTFPEGLLPFAYDNGHANLLGVKVRTGEVVYWLHDDADEPLRLVASDLQAFLSGLTQSPF, from the coding sequence ATGGCGAAATCAAGGAAGAGTCAGACACCCGCGGTCGAAGCCTTCGGCAACACCTGGAGCGACTGTGCTCCCGCGCTCAGCGGTGACCTCCAGTCGACCGAGTCCGCCCTGGGGATGAAGATTCCCAAGGAGCTCGCGAAGGTGTTTCAAGTGTGCGCGGGGGGCCGCCCGGCCCGGAACTTCTACGAGAGCCGCGCCCACAACATCGAGGTCTCCGTCGGCTACATCTTCCCGCTCCAGAAGCAGGGACGGCGCGATGACCTCGCGACGACGTATCAGCGCATCCGGAAACACCAGCCCACCTTCCCCGAGGGCCTGCTGCCCTTCGCCTATGACAACGGCCACGCGAACCTCCTGGGCGTGAAGGTCCGGACCGGGGAAGTGGTGTACTGGCTTCACGACGATGCCGACGAGCCCCTCCGCCTCGTCGCCTCCGACCTCCAGGCGTTCCTCTCGGGCCTGACGCAGAGCCCCTTCTGA
- a CDS encoding Kelch repeat-containing protein codes for MNRCIGLGRLAVLLTAFVLAGCSDDTTTQAWEAQAQHETLAQGWTPTVSMSLQRMDHTATVLRSGLVLVVGGQSSSSAELYDVKNARWLSAGSLSAARRRHTATLLGNGKVLVAGGDSGVSATGTAELYDPSMGGWTAAGSLDSLRSGHTATLIQGGKVLVVGGENGAGAGLATAQVFDPVAGTWSTTGSMSKPRVGHTATLIPGGKVLVTGGRQGPRGAFLRDAEVYEPGTGQWSPVAMMVSARSGHSATLLLSGKVLVAGGFVDELSASRSAELFELGAGWSPVAQLMPEDRAQHTATLLHSGEVLVSGGTDGNDPYLQSAALFDPVMRRWSPVGAMGASRLGHTATLLQQGEVLVTGGSPDGVQRSSTAERFAVPTPPWRATASLGASRYHHSVTVLESGRVLVAGGTATGSSGVTGSELYDESLSTWSSTGGLNTARFLHTATRLPSGKVLAAGGQGSGSLFLSSAEVYDPARGVWEGTGGMTGVRSRHTATLLASGQVLLTGGRSAPSFGSILSSAELFDPPSGTWRITGAMNTRRVNHTATPLSSGKVLVAGGTTPSGDTASAELYDLHTGQWTPTGPMAGTRYGHIAVVLPGGKVLVAGGWGLGGALASAEVYDPATETWSSVAPMASSRYAAMAVVLASGRVLVLGGDAGAATGLLATAEVFDPGTGLWTSGGAMSSALVNAAAVRLTSSGRAMVAGGLGSSGALSSAELYTPAP; via the coding sequence ATGAATCGATGTATCGGGCTCGGCCGGCTGGCCGTGCTTCTGACGGCGTTTGTCCTCGCGGGATGTTCTGACGACACGACGACACAGGCGTGGGAGGCCCAGGCTCAGCATGAGACGCTGGCGCAAGGCTGGACGCCGACGGTGAGCATGTCGCTTCAGCGCATGGACCACACGGCGACGGTGCTCCGCTCCGGGCTGGTGCTGGTGGTGGGCGGGCAGTCCTCGTCGAGCGCGGAGCTGTATGACGTGAAGAACGCGCGGTGGCTGTCCGCGGGCTCGCTGAGCGCGGCGCGGCGCCGGCACACGGCGACGCTGCTGGGCAACGGCAAGGTGCTGGTGGCGGGCGGGGACTCCGGGGTGTCCGCGACGGGGACGGCGGAGCTGTATGACCCGTCGATGGGCGGCTGGACGGCGGCGGGGAGTCTGGACTCGCTGCGCTCGGGACACACGGCGACGTTGATTCAAGGGGGCAAGGTGTTGGTGGTGGGGGGAGAGAACGGCGCGGGCGCGGGGCTGGCCACGGCCCAGGTGTTCGACCCGGTGGCGGGGACGTGGTCGACGACGGGGAGCATGAGCAAGCCTCGGGTCGGACACACGGCGACGTTGATACCGGGAGGGAAGGTGCTGGTGACGGGCGGGAGGCAGGGGCCTCGGGGAGCGTTCCTGCGCGACGCGGAGGTGTATGAGCCGGGCACCGGGCAATGGAGTCCGGTGGCGATGATGGTCAGCGCGCGCTCGGGGCACAGCGCGACGCTGTTGTTGTCGGGGAAGGTGCTGGTGGCGGGCGGGTTCGTGGACGAGCTCTCGGCGTCGCGGAGCGCGGAGCTGTTCGAGCTGGGGGCCGGGTGGTCTCCGGTGGCGCAGCTGATGCCGGAGGACCGTGCGCAGCACACGGCCACGTTGCTGCACTCGGGTGAGGTGCTCGTCAGCGGTGGGACGGATGGCAATGACCCGTATCTGCAGAGCGCGGCGCTGTTCGACCCGGTGATGCGGCGCTGGAGCCCGGTGGGGGCGATGGGGGCGAGCCGGCTGGGGCATACCGCCACGCTGTTGCAGCAGGGCGAGGTGCTGGTGACGGGCGGGAGTCCGGACGGGGTGCAGCGCTCCTCCACGGCGGAGCGGTTCGCGGTGCCCACGCCGCCCTGGCGTGCGACGGCGAGCCTGGGGGCGTCGCGGTATCACCACTCGGTGACGGTGTTGGAGTCGGGGCGGGTGTTGGTGGCGGGGGGGACGGCCACGGGGAGCAGCGGCGTCACGGGCTCGGAGCTGTATGACGAGAGCCTCTCGACGTGGTCCTCGACGGGCGGCTTGAACACCGCGCGGTTCCTGCACACGGCGACGCGGCTGCCTTCGGGGAAGGTGCTGGCGGCGGGAGGGCAGGGGAGCGGGTCCCTCTTCCTGTCGTCGGCGGAGGTGTATGACCCGGCGCGAGGGGTGTGGGAGGGCACGGGCGGGATGACCGGGGTTCGCTCGCGTCACACGGCGACGTTGTTGGCGTCGGGGCAGGTGTTGCTGACGGGCGGAAGGAGCGCGCCGAGCTTCGGCAGCATCCTGTCGTCGGCGGAGTTGTTCGACCCGCCCTCGGGGACGTGGCGCATCACGGGGGCGATGAACACGCGGCGGGTGAATCACACGGCGACGCCGCTGTCGTCCGGGAAGGTGCTGGTGGCGGGCGGGACGACGCCGTCGGGCGACACGGCGTCCGCGGAGCTGTACGACCTGCACACGGGGCAGTGGACGCCGACGGGGCCGATGGCGGGGACGCGCTACGGGCACATCGCGGTGGTGCTGCCGGGAGGCAAGGTGTTGGTGGCGGGCGGTTGGGGGCTGGGTGGGGCGCTGGCGTCGGCGGAGGTGTATGACCCGGCGACGGAGACCTGGTCGAGCGTGGCTCCGATGGCGAGCAGCCGCTACGCGGCGATGGCGGTGGTGCTGGCGTCGGGGCGGGTGTTGGTGCTGGGCGGCGACGCGGGGGCCGCGACGGGGCTGCTGGCGACGGCGGAGGTGTTCGACCCGGGGACGGGGCTGTGGACGTCGGGTGGGGCCATGTCGAGCGCGCTGGTGAACGCGGCGGCGGTGCGACTGACCAGCTCGGGGCGGGCGATGGTCGCGGGCGGGCTGGGCTCCAGCGGCGCGCTCTCCTCGGCGGAGCTGTACACCCCGGCGCCGTGA
- a CDS encoding ABC transporter permease, translating to MVRRYLRLFGVQLKASTLQALQYRVDFFTEGFTSLCWTFTALAPLFVVYGGRPEVEGWSFGQALLVVGWFTLLQGILEGAINPSLTGVVEHIRKGTLDFVLLKPADAQFLVSTQRFLPWRAFNVLTGLGLFVYAFSLLGHGPSPLGLVTSLVLLCTSTLLLYSLWILTVSAAFFVVRVDNLTYLFSSIFDFARWPSSVFKGVARGALTLVFTYVIPLALMTTFPAEAMLGRLPMTSLVGAVVGSLVFSWVARRVWIRSIGHYTSASS from the coding sequence ATGGTGCGGCGTTATCTGCGGCTGTTCGGGGTCCAGTTGAAGGCCTCCACCCTCCAGGCACTCCAGTACCGCGTGGACTTCTTCACCGAGGGCTTCACCTCCCTGTGTTGGACCTTCACCGCGCTGGCGCCGCTGTTCGTGGTGTATGGCGGCAGGCCGGAGGTGGAGGGCTGGAGCTTCGGCCAGGCACTCCTGGTGGTGGGCTGGTTCACCCTGCTGCAAGGCATCCTCGAGGGCGCCATCAACCCGAGCCTCACCGGGGTGGTGGAGCACATCCGCAAGGGCACGCTGGACTTCGTGCTGCTCAAGCCCGCGGACGCGCAGTTCCTGGTGTCGACGCAGCGCTTCTTGCCGTGGCGCGCCTTCAACGTGCTCACGGGGTTGGGGCTCTTCGTCTACGCCTTCAGCCTGCTGGGCCACGGGCCGTCACCGCTGGGACTGGTGACGTCACTGGTATTGCTCTGCACGAGCACGCTGCTCTTGTATTCGCTGTGGATATTGACGGTGAGCGCCGCGTTCTTCGTCGTCCGGGTGGACAACCTCACGTATCTCTTCAGCTCCATCTTCGACTTCGCGCGTTGGCCTTCCTCCGTGTTCAAGGGTGTGGCACGCGGTGCGTTGACGCTTGTCTTCACGTACGTGATTCCCCTGGCCTTGATGACGACCTTCCCGGCGGAGGCCATGCTGGGACGGCTGCCGATGACCTCCCTGGTCGGCGCTGTCGTGGGCTCACTGGTATTCTCCTGGGTGGCGCGGCGCGTCTGGATTCGCTCCATCGGGCATTACACTTCCGCGAGCAGTTAA
- a CDS encoding ABC transporter permease, whose amino-acid sequence MSVRGVLRAMPTMLRVGFAESVAYRAEMFVWVLSTTMPLVNMVLWMAVAKHSPVGQYGQADFVSYFLATFAVRQLTSAWAAWIINWEVKQGTLAMRLLRPISPLWAYMFDNIAGFPLRLVVAVPVVVLSVVLVGADKAVPQHAWQWGLFLVAVLGGWAITFLANVAMGALSLFTDSSQKTMEVWMVLFFVCSGYMYPVELLPDGLRAVINWLPFRYQMGLPVELMTGAHDLPTALGLLARQWAWVLGMGTLALGLWKYGVRRFAAFGG is encoded by the coding sequence GTGAGCGTGCGGGGTGTGCTGCGAGCCATGCCCACCATGCTGCGCGTGGGCTTCGCCGAGTCCGTGGCCTACCGGGCGGAGATGTTCGTCTGGGTGCTGTCCACCACCATGCCGCTGGTGAACATGGTGCTGTGGATGGCGGTGGCGAAGCACTCGCCGGTGGGACAGTACGGGCAGGCGGACTTCGTGAGCTACTTCCTGGCCACCTTCGCGGTGCGCCAGCTCACCAGCGCCTGGGCCGCGTGGATCATCAACTGGGAGGTGAAGCAGGGCACGCTGGCCATGCGGCTGTTGCGCCCCATCTCGCCCTTGTGGGCGTACATGTTCGACAACATCGCGGGCTTCCCGCTGCGCCTCGTCGTCGCGGTGCCGGTGGTGGTGCTGAGCGTGGTGCTGGTGGGCGCGGACAAGGCGGTGCCTCAGCACGCGTGGCAGTGGGGGCTGTTCCTGGTCGCGGTGCTGGGCGGCTGGGCCATCACCTTCCTGGCCAACGTGGCCATGGGCGCGCTGAGCCTCTTCACGGACAGCAGCCAGAAGACGATGGAGGTGTGGATGGTCCTCTTCTTCGTGTGCTCGGGCTACATGTACCCGGTGGAGCTGCTGCCGGACGGGCTGCGCGCGGTCATCAACTGGCTGCCGTTCCGCTACCAGATGGGGCTGCCGGTGGAGCTGATGACGGGGGCGCATGACCTGCCCACCGCGCTGGGGTTGCTCGCGCGGCAGTGGGCGTGGGTGCTGGGCATGGGCACGCTGGCGCTGGGCCTCTGGAAGTACGGCGTGCGGCGCTTCGCGGCGTTCGGAGGATAG
- a CDS encoding ABC transporter ATP-binding protein, translated as MISVNGLRKHYKVHKRPPGLKAALRSLVHRTYTPVKAVDGISFDIRPGERVGFLGPNGAGKTTTLKVLAGLLHPSDGEVRVDGHVPRLREEAFLKKIMLVMGQKQQLLWDLPPAETFELNRAIYDVPTVQYKQTLDELVGLLEIGDLIGKPTRQLSLGERMKCELAAALIHRPRVLFLDEPTIGLDVSMQATMRTFIKDYNEKYGATLILTSHYMDDVAALCPRVIVIDKGLLSYDGSLEALVQRVRPEKRVVLRLAEQVDVSRLQPLGKVVTHEAGTAVLQVQQDAVNATISRALSGLPVTDLTVENAPLEEVMSELFAENKARRQAEVVPA; from the coding sequence ATGATCTCCGTCAACGGGCTGCGCAAGCACTACAAAGTCCACAAGCGCCCGCCAGGGCTCAAGGCGGCCCTCCGCTCGCTCGTCCACCGCACCTACACCCCCGTGAAGGCCGTGGACGGCATCTCGTTCGATATCCGCCCCGGGGAGCGCGTGGGCTTCCTGGGCCCCAACGGCGCCGGGAAGACGACGACGCTGAAGGTCCTCGCGGGGCTCCTGCACCCCTCCGACGGAGAGGTCCGGGTGGACGGCCACGTGCCGCGCCTGCGCGAGGAGGCGTTCCTCAAGAAAATCATGCTCGTCATGGGGCAGAAGCAGCAGCTCCTGTGGGACTTGCCTCCGGCGGAGACCTTCGAGCTCAACCGCGCCATCTACGACGTGCCCACCGTCCAATACAAGCAGACGTTGGATGAGCTGGTGGGTCTCCTGGAGATTGGCGACCTCATCGGCAAGCCCACCCGGCAGCTCTCCCTGGGCGAGCGCATGAAGTGCGAGCTGGCCGCGGCCCTCATCCACCGGCCCCGGGTGCTGTTCCTGGACGAGCCCACCATCGGCCTGGACGTGTCCATGCAGGCCACCATGCGCACCTTCATCAAGGACTACAACGAGAAGTACGGCGCCACGCTCATCCTCACCAGCCACTACATGGACGACGTGGCCGCGCTGTGCCCGCGCGTCATCGTCATCGACAAGGGGCTCTTGTCCTACGACGGCAGCCTGGAGGCGCTGGTGCAGCGCGTGCGCCCGGAGAAGCGCGTGGTGCTGCGGCTGGCGGAGCAGGTGGACGTCTCGCGGCTGCAGCCCCTGGGCAAGGTGGTGACACACGAGGCGGGGACGGCGGTGCTCCAGGTCCAGCAGGACGCGGTCAACGCCACCATCAGCAGGGCGCTGTCGGGCCTGCCGGTGACGGACCTCACGGTGGAGAACGCACCGCTCGAAGAGGTGATGAGCGAGCTGTTCGCGGAGAACAAGGCGCGCCGGCAGGCGGAAGTGGTGCCCGCGTGA
- a CDS encoding small ribosomal subunit Rsm22 family protein — MSNGYSKDLEKWLPRLIAVWRASRGKGTGPETRLTPQEVKEVAAGVRQLSLGLTRERQLAGARYMDDPKLLGAYLLFYWPVSYAQARQVLGELPNRPRQVLDLGSGPGPVAFAALDAGGKEVTAADRSKAALNLARALATEAGEALATRDWDPTKKAPLPEGQYDLVTMGHVINELYGTGDSATAPRAALLEAVLAKVKRGGSLLVMEPALRETSRGLLHVRDAMVAKGYAVRAPCMFRGPCPALVKETDWCHAERPWPMPQVVEELARAASLHKEALKMSYLLLAPKGDEWPEPPPGRLFRIVSEPLEGKGRHRYIGCGPEGRVGLAMQERHRTEKNERFLQLHRGDVIAVTETEPKGDGLALSDVSEVRMVAPAGKGVPPPPPKEDAPKGPGTSPNPGAPS, encoded by the coding sequence ATGAGCAACGGATATAGCAAGGACCTGGAGAAGTGGCTGCCCCGGCTCATCGCCGTGTGGCGCGCGTCGCGAGGCAAGGGCACGGGCCCCGAGACGCGGCTGACGCCCCAGGAAGTGAAGGAAGTGGCCGCCGGCGTGAGACAGCTGTCCCTGGGGCTCACGCGGGAGCGGCAGCTCGCGGGCGCGCGCTACATGGACGACCCGAAGCTCCTGGGCGCCTACCTGCTCTTCTACTGGCCGGTGTCCTATGCGCAGGCCCGGCAGGTGCTGGGGGAGCTGCCCAACCGGCCTCGGCAGGTGCTGGACCTGGGCAGCGGTCCGGGCCCGGTGGCCTTCGCGGCGCTGGACGCGGGCGGCAAGGAGGTGACGGCCGCGGACCGCAGCAAGGCCGCCCTCAACCTGGCGCGCGCGCTGGCGACGGAGGCCGGCGAGGCGCTGGCCACGCGCGACTGGGACCCGACGAAGAAGGCCCCGCTCCCGGAGGGCCAGTACGACCTGGTGACGATGGGCCACGTCATCAACGAGCTCTACGGCACGGGCGACAGCGCCACGGCGCCCCGCGCGGCGCTGCTGGAGGCGGTGCTGGCGAAGGTGAAGCGCGGCGGCAGCCTGCTGGTGATGGAGCCCGCGCTGCGCGAGACGAGCCGGGGCCTCTTGCACGTGCGCGACGCGATGGTGGCCAAGGGCTACGCGGTGCGCGCGCCGTGCATGTTCCGAGGCCCTTGCCCGGCCCTGGTGAAGGAGACCGACTGGTGCCACGCGGAGCGGCCCTGGCCCATGCCGCAGGTGGTGGAGGAGCTGGCGCGGGCGGCGAGCCTGCACAAGGAGGCGCTCAAGATGAGCTACCTGCTGCTCGCGCCCAAGGGCGACGAGTGGCCGGAGCCGCCACCGGGCCGGCTGTTCCGCATCGTCTCCGAGCCGCTGGAGGGCAAGGGACGCCACCGCTACATCGGCTGTGGACCGGAGGGCCGCGTCGGCCTGGCGATGCAGGAGCGTCACCGCACGGAGAAGAACGAGCGCTTCCTCCAGCTCCACCGAGGCGACGTCATCGCGGTGACGGAGACGGAGCCCAAGGGTGATGGGCTCGCGCTGAGCGACGTCTCCGAGGTCCGCATGGTGGCGCCCGCGGGCAAGGGCGTCCCGCCGCCGCCTCCGAAGGAGGACGCGCCCAAGGGCCCGGGAACCAGCCCGAACCCCGGCGCGCCCTCCTGA
- the pip gene encoding prolyl aminopeptidase has protein sequence MSVTSRPSRRMYPPLEPYRLGRLKVSPLHELYFEECGNPKGKPVVFVHGGPGGGTDAKQRRFFDPSAYRIILMDQRGCGRSTPNACLEENTTWDLVADLERLRLHLGIERWMLFGGSWGSTLSLAYAQTHPERVTELVLRGVFLLRKQELDWFYQRGASAMFPDAWEYFLAPIPAEERHDLLGAYHRRLTGSDPAEQREAARAWSVWEARTSYLLPNAELVARNSSDDFALAFARIECHYFFNRGFLRSDTQLLEDVQRIRHIPAVIVQGRYDVVCPPESAWALHQIWPEAELILIPDAGHSANEPGTTSALLEATDRFRPR, from the coding sequence ATGTCCGTCACATCGCGGCCGTCGCGGAGGATGTACCCTCCCCTGGAGCCCTACCGCCTGGGCCGCCTGAAGGTCTCCCCGCTCCACGAGCTGTACTTCGAGGAGTGCGGCAATCCCAAGGGCAAGCCCGTGGTCTTCGTCCACGGCGGCCCCGGAGGAGGAACGGACGCCAAGCAGCGGCGGTTCTTCGACCCCTCCGCCTACCGCATCATCCTCATGGACCAGCGCGGCTGCGGCCGGAGCACGCCGAACGCGTGCCTGGAGGAGAACACCACCTGGGACCTGGTCGCGGACCTGGAGCGCCTGCGCCTCCACCTGGGCATCGAGCGCTGGATGCTCTTCGGCGGCTCCTGGGGCAGCACGCTGTCCCTGGCCTACGCGCAGACGCATCCCGAGCGCGTCACGGAGCTGGTGCTGCGCGGCGTCTTCCTCCTGCGCAAGCAGGAGCTGGACTGGTTCTACCAGCGCGGCGCCAGCGCGATGTTCCCCGACGCGTGGGAGTACTTCCTGGCGCCCATCCCCGCCGAGGAGCGGCATGACCTGCTCGGGGCCTATCACCGGCGGCTGACGGGCTCGGACCCGGCGGAGCAACGGGAGGCCGCGCGCGCGTGGAGCGTCTGGGAGGCGCGCACCAGCTACCTCTTGCCCAACGCGGAGCTGGTGGCCCGCAACAGCTCGGACGACTTCGCGCTCGCCTTCGCGCGCATCGAATGTCACTACTTCTTCAACCGGGGCTTCCTGCGCTCGGACACGCAGCTGCTCGAGGACGTGCAGCGCATCCGCCACATCCCCGCCGTCATCGTCCAGGGACGCTACGACGTGGTGTGTCCACCCGAGAGCGCCTGGGCGCTGCACCAAATCTGGCCGGAGGCGGAGCTCATCCTCATCCCGGACGCGGGGCACTCGGCCAACGAGCCGGGCACCACGTCCGCGCTGCTGGAGGCCACGGACCGCTTCCGTCCGCGCTGA
- a CDS encoding DUF697 domain-containing protein, with amino-acid sequence MTAEKTARSWVEESALRAAGAAAIPIPVPGAHTALTSAIEAYMIYHVAGIYGETLTLGEALGLIPTLGAGIVARKAATAVVGETVGWIPFAGWLLKGAASGGTAFAMGVAAVAYFEKKYPGREAVAFDTVSIKDWVKTALSHLGFKK; translated from the coding sequence ATGACCGCAGAGAAGACCGCGCGAAGCTGGGTCGAAGAGAGTGCCTTGAGGGCCGCGGGTGCCGCCGCGATTCCCATCCCCGTTCCAGGGGCTCACACCGCGCTCACGTCCGCCATCGAGGCGTACATGATCTACCACGTGGCAGGCATCTACGGAGAGACGCTCACGCTGGGCGAAGCGCTGGGGCTGATTCCCACTCTGGGCGCGGGCATCGTCGCGCGCAAGGCGGCCACCGCCGTCGTGGGTGAGACCGTCGGCTGGATTCCTTTCGCGGGTTGGTTGCTCAAGGGCGCCGCCAGCGGAGGCACCGCGTTCGCCATGGGCGTCGCCGCGGTGGCGTATTTCGAGAAGAAGTATCCAGGCCGGGAGGCCGTGGCCTTCGACACCGTGTCCATCAAGGACTGGGTCAAGACCGCGCTGTCCCACCTGGGTTTCAAGAAGTAG
- a CDS encoding M23 family metallopeptidase: MSHEFRRRFSRRSFLQAGGIAAGAAAFGMSDALASTSLAGEVISNPFAGYSISDGWWDHVSRGSLGGIDYVMGVGTPLPACASGQLLIDWNNGTGGYTATVVMANGMRSQYLHLSGFNGGERYVRQGEIVGYSGGAAGAPGSGSSTGPHLHWHMVTAGGTRVNPHDYVGSGSGGTGGGLPLEDRRLGHLGTAGGWAHMLSNLVLPGNTTYGAFSPGPGQSPRAMANIDGVMMLVYAGANGWTTMSSGLEMAPGAPLNVLRTPANASPQIFTLEGGRLWHTFDGNGWKKFPSSVTVSGNCTFSMTASGTDLHGLFNDNGRLFHVWADNSGWHKGDTGVGLQPGADLIAVIQPDGSLQGLSLEFSRVHHIFGANGRWNRIPTTASLPTGIPIAGRAAYGWPQLVANNNGVITHVWATSSGWMCVPTGKTTNAGRRLSLVPDDASAPLVGLTL; this comes from the coding sequence ATGTCTCATGAGTTCCGTCGCCGATTCTCTCGTCGCTCGTTCCTTCAAGCCGGTGGCATCGCCGCTGGCGCCGCCGCCTTCGGAATGTCAGACGCGCTGGCGAGCACCTCGCTCGCTGGCGAAGTCATCAGCAATCCCTTCGCGGGATATTCCATCTCGGATGGGTGGTGGGACCACGTCAGCCGAGGCTCGCTGGGTGGCATCGACTACGTGATGGGAGTGGGCACGCCGCTCCCGGCCTGTGCGTCGGGACAACTCCTCATCGACTGGAACAACGGCACGGGCGGCTATACGGCGACCGTCGTGATGGCCAATGGCATGCGGAGCCAGTACCTCCACCTGTCTGGCTTCAACGGAGGCGAGCGCTATGTCCGGCAGGGAGAGATTGTGGGCTACTCCGGCGGAGCCGCGGGTGCGCCCGGCTCCGGCTCCTCCACGGGGCCGCATCTCCACTGGCACATGGTGACCGCCGGTGGCACCCGGGTGAACCCGCACGACTACGTCGGCTCCGGCAGCGGTGGCACGGGTGGCGGTCTGCCGCTGGAAGACAGGCGCCTGGGGCACCTGGGCACGGCGGGGGGCTGGGCTCACATGCTCAGCAACCTGGTCCTGCCGGGCAACACGACGTACGGCGCCTTCTCGCCGGGTCCCGGGCAGTCGCCGCGCGCGATGGCGAACATCGATGGCGTGATGATGCTCGTCTACGCGGGCGCCAACGGCTGGACCACGATGAGCAGCGGCCTGGAGATGGCGCCGGGAGCGCCCCTCAACGTGCTGCGGACTCCGGCCAATGCCTCGCCCCAAATCTTCACCCTGGAGGGTGGACGGCTCTGGCACACCTTCGACGGCAACGGCTGGAAGAAGTTCCCCTCCTCCGTGACGGTGTCGGGCAACTGCACCTTCTCGATGACGGCCAGCGGGACGGACCTGCATGGCCTCTTCAACGACAACGGCCGGCTGTTCCATGTCTGGGCGGACAACTCCGGCTGGCACAAGGGTGACACCGGCGTGGGCCTGCAACCCGGCGCCGACCTCATCGCCGTCATCCAGCCCGACGGCAGCCTGCAGGGGCTGTCGCTGGAGTTCAGCCGGGTGCACCACATCTTCGGGGCGAACGGGCGGTGGAACCGGATTCCGACCACCGCGTCCCTCCCGACGGGGATTCCCATCGCCGGCCGCGCGGCCTACGGGTGGCCCCAGCTGGTCGCCAACAACAACGGCGTCATCACCCACGTCTGGGCCACTTCGTCCGGCTGGATGTGTGTGCCGACCGGGAAGACGACGAACGCGGGACGAAGGCTCAGCCTCGTCCCGGATGATGCCTCGGCGCCGCTGGTCGGCCTGACGCTCTGA